A region of the Gemmatimonadaceae bacterium genome:
AACCCTTCCATCACGATCTGACCAGCCAGCGTTCCCGTGAGCGTCGAATTGAGTCCCGAGGCAAGGAGTGCAAGCGCGAACACCGCGCTCGCGCCGGCGCCGAGGAGAGGGGTCAAGAGCTTGTAGGCGTCCTGAATCTCCGCCACGCCCGTATGTCCGCGTGTTTGAAATGCCGCCGCCGAGACGATGAGAATCGCCGCATTGATGAAGAGCGCGAACGACAACGCGATCGTCGAATCCACGAACGCGTAGCGTACCGCCTCACGACGGCCAGCGCTCGTCTCGGCGTAGCGGCGCGTCTGCACGATCGAAGAATGGAGGTAGAGATTGTGTGGCATCACCGTCGCGCCGAGAATGCCGATCGCGATGTAGAGCATGCTGCGATTGCGCACAATGTCGAGCCGCGGAATGAAGCCAGTGGCAACACCGGCCAGGTCTGGCTTCGCGCGAAGCATCTCGAACAGGAAGCAGAGACCGATCGTCGCAACCAACGCGACGACGAGTGCCTCGAGTAGACGGAATCCCTTGTTCTGCAGGAAGAGCACGAGCATCACGTCGAGCGCCGTAAGAACCACTCCCCAGGTCAACGGAAGCCCGAACAGGAGATTGAGCGCGATCGCCGCACCAATGACCTCGGCGAGATCGCAAGCTGCGATTGCGATCTCGCATAGCAACCAGAGCGCGATGTTGGTGCCACGGGAATAGTGATCTCGGCAGGCCTGCGCCAAGTCGCGTCCGGTGACGATTCCGAGCTTCGAGGCGAGCCCTTGTAGGAGGACCGCCATGAGGTTCGAGAGCAGAATCACGCTCAGCAGGGTGTATCCGAACGCGGAGCCGCCGGCGAGATCGGTCGCCCAATTGCCCGGATCCATATAACCGACCGCAACGAGGTAACCCGGGCCTGCGAATGCCAGAATCTTCCTCCACCATGCGCCGTCGCTTACCGGCACACTCCGGTAGACCTCGGCGAGACTCGGTGCAATACGAGCGCGGCGCCAGCCGTGCTCCGGCGTTGCCGCGCTCGGCTTGGTCTTGGGAAGTGGCTCGGGAAGTGACATGAGAAAAATTAGGCTTGCCTAATATTTTCTTGAGGCTCACACAATGCAAGGGCGGATCTTGCGCGATCGGCCTCAAGAGCGAAATAATTGATTAGCTCAGCTAAGTACTTTCACGCCGCTGGAGGGAGATATGCCCGCGATTTCGCCTGCGCCTGCGTCCGCCCCCGCTTCTGCCGAAACACCACTTTCGCTCTCGCGCATCGGTCAGATCGCGATCGTCGTGAAAGACGTGGAGCGCGCCACGGCGTTCTATCGGGACGCGCTCGGCATGCGATTCCTCTTCGCGTTCCCGGGATTGGCCTTCTTCGATTGCGACGGCGTGCGAATCATGCTCAGCCGACCGGAGAAGCCGGAGTTCGACCACCCGAGCTCGATTCTGTATTTCCGTGTCGCCGACATTCAGACGGCGTATCGAACGCTGCGCGACCGCAATGTCGCGTTCGAGGATGAGCCTCATGTCGTCGCGCGCATGCCCGATCACGACCTGTGGATGTGCTTCTTCCGCGATCAGGATCAGAACGTATTCGCGCTGATGGCGGAAGTCTCGAAAGCCTAACGGCAAGAGGGATAGGGCTAGAGAAGAGGGGCTGGCGTCGGAGGCCGACGCGCTAGCCCCTAGCCCCTAGCCCCTAGCCCCTAAGCTCCTCTATCCAGATACTCCAGAAACTGCCGCAGCACCCGCTCGGTGAGGCCCCAAACCGTATACGCTCCGTGGCGGAACACGGTCACCTCTCGCTCACTATGACCGCGGATGGCGATCATCGCGGTTCCCCACGCGGCACGTTCGCGGAGCGCGGCGAGGGGGACCCAGAACGACTCGGCAACCTCCGAGCTCTGTACAATCTCCAGCTCCGGCTTCACGACGGCGACGAAGGGCCTAACGATGATCGGCGGCAGCGTCGGCGAACGTGGACTGATGTCGTCGAGCGCGCCGAGCACGTGGCCATCGCGAGCAAGATCGACACCGGTCTCCTCCCACGTCTCTCGGACCGCCGTTTGCTCGAGATCATGATCTCCCGGCTCCATGCGGCCACCGGGACACGCCACGTGACCGCTCCAGGGGTCACCCTCCGCTTCGGCGCGCTTGATCATCAGAAGCTCGGGATCGGCGTCCGTTCCTTCACCCGGCCGGAGCACGAGCGCGATCGCCGCGAGTCGGCGTAAGCCGTCTTCCGCGTTGATCGGCACGCCGGGCCGTGCCGCGAGCGCCGCCCGCAGTCGGCGTACATCGGGCAGCTCCAGCACCGCGTCGATCGACGTCACGCCGTTACCGCTGATGAGAGACTACTCAACCCTCGACGTCGCCGCCGAGCGAGACCCAATCGCGGAAGCCGCCCGCCATTGACTCGACGTCGCGATACCCCATCTGCTGCAGCGTATCCGCGGCGAACGCCGAGCGATTGCCATTCGCGCAGTAAACAACCACTCGCTTCTCGCGCGGCACGAGCCCTTCGACTTTCGTCTCCATCGATCCGCGAGGTAGATGCACGGCGCCCGGTATCGTTCCGAGATTTACCTCGGGCTGTTCGCGGATGTCGAGAAACACCACGTCGGGATTCGCGGTGCGCAGTGCGATCGCGTCGCGCGCCGAAATCTCTGTGACGCGCGCGCGCGCCTCGTCGAGTAGTTGCTGGCCGCTCTTGTACGTTGGCATTCGTTCGGTGCGTGAAGAACTCACTGCAAGATACGCAGCGTCCGCTCGTTCGCGTCGAGCTCTGCCTCCGCACCAAGCGGAATGGTCCACTGATCCGCGACGTGTCCGACGGGAGCGCCCGAGATGCACGGCACCTTCAACTGCGTCGCGATCTCACCGAGCACATTGTCGAGGGTACGCGCACCGAGATTCTCTTCTGGCGAATCGGTCGGAATATCGGTGAACTGGCCGAATACCAGGCCACGACATCCAGCGAGATGTCCGCCAAGTCGCAGTTGCGTCAGCATTCTATCGATGCGATACACCGCCTCGTTCACGTCTTCGACGACGAGGATCGCATCGCGATAATCGGGAGCGTACGAGGTTCCCGACAGTGCGCAGAGAAGCGCGAGGTTGCCTCCGACCAGACGACCGCGCGTACGTCCCTCGTGCAACGTCGTCGCATTCGTCGCGACGCCGCACGAATCGTTGCCGGACAGCGCCTGCTCGAGCGAGGCGCGCGAGAATGTCGTGAGCGACGCACGCGCGGTTGGTCCGTGGAATGTGACGACCTCGCACCGCGTCGACATCGCCGAGTGGAGCGCGGTGACATCGGAGTAGCCAACGATCGGCTTCGGACGACGGCGCATCGCCGCATAATCGACGTGATCGAGAATGCGCATCGCGCCGTAGCCGCCGCGCACACACCACACGGCGTCGATCGCGTCGTCGGTGAGCGCCGTGTTGAGATCCGCGAGCCGATCCGCGTCCGCACCGGCGAGATAACCATCACGCGCCAGCACGTGCGCGCCGACAACCGGAACCCAGCCGAATGCGCGCGCATTATTCTGTGCGCGCTCGAGATCTGCTTCGCCACGCAATGGACCCGCGGGCGCGACGAGCGCGACACGCGCACCAGCGCAAGGTGCAGGTGGTCGGCGCATCAGTCGAGGCCGGTGCGCCGGCACGACGTCGGCGCGATCGATGTCAATGGTCGTGCTCGCGTCACGCGACGCAACGTAGGCCGTATCCACAACATGGTCAACTCGCGATCGACGAACTCAGATGGCATCGGTCCTGCGCAAGCACAGCCCCAGTCCGGCGCGCTCGATGTCGCTGTACCAGCGCCGGTCGTTCACACACTCGGAGGATGCACACGATGGCCGACCAAAAGGACAATCTCAACAAAGGTTCGAGTGGCTCGTCAGGCAGCTCGGGCAGCGACTCGCTGTCCGGCGGTGGCTCGTCCGGCAAGAGCGCAAGCTCGGGAAGCTCGGACTCGAGCTCCGGGAACTCCTGGCAGCAGTCGGGCAGCAGCTCGCAGAGCCGCACCGATCGTGGCAATCAGGGTGATGAGGGCATTGGCAGCTCGGCGACGCGTGGACGCCAATCGGACGGCGACATGACCGATCCGGATCTCGACGACGAGCAGTCGAGTAATCGCAGTGGAAGCGGCTCGTCAGGCAGCTCGGGCTCCTTCGGCGGTGGCTCGTCGAACTATGGATCGAGCGGCTCGTCCAAGTCGGGCGGCACGGGTGGTTCGAGTGGCTCGTCGGGCGGAATGAGCGGCTCCAGCGGGAGTTCGTCCGGCCAGAGCGGACGCTCGGGCGGCTCGAGTGGCTCGAGTGGTTCGAGTGGTTCGAGTGGTTCGAGTGGTTCGAGTGGATCGAGCGGATCGAGCGGATCGAGCGGATCGAGCGGTAGTTCCAATCGCTGATTCACGTCACCGTGCAGCAGCGAAGAGGGCATCCTGTCTGGGATGCCCTCTTCACGTTTTTCGGCTTGCTCAGCGGTGCGACCCACGTAGCTTTGGCGCGTGCCGCGTCCTTCGCTCAGCACGCGCGTTCTTATCGCGCTCATTGCCGGACTCGCGTCCGGCCTTCTCTTGAGTCGCGCCAATGCCGCGACGATCGAGCGCATCGTCGGCTACATCGAGCCATTCGGCACGTTGTTCGTCAACGCGATCCGAATGACGGTGATCCCACTCGTCGTCTCGCTCGTGGTCGTGGGGATCGCTGGTGCTGATGCAACGCGTGTCGCGCGGGTCGGTGGCCGCGCTCTCCTCGTCGCTCTCGCATTTCTTTGCTTGTCCGGATTGGTCGGCGCCCTCATCGCGCCCCCGGTGTTTGCACGCCTTGCGATCGATTCAAACTCGATCACGGCACTTCGGGCTCACGCCGCCCCGCTGGCGGCACCCATCGACACCTCGCGCCACGTACCAGACGCGCTGCAATGGCTCGTCGATCTCGTGCCCGCCAACCCCGTACGTGCCGCGGCGGACGGCGCCATGTTGCCGCTGGTTGTCTTCGCCGTCGCATTCGGCCTCGCGCTGCTCACGGTTGCGGCGGAGCACCGTGATCCGGTTGTTCGATTCTTCAGGGGCGTCGCCGATGCCATGCTGCGGCTCGTGCGCTGGATCCTTGCCCTGGCGCCGTTAGGCGTTTTTGCGCTCACGCTTCCACTCGTCGCGCGTCTCGGCCTTGCTGCAGTTGGTGCACTAGCCTCGTACGTACTGCTCATCGTCGCGGGCACGAGCCTCCTGGTGCTCCTGGTCGTATATCCCGCGGCCGTGATCCTTGGACGCGTGACCGTTCAGGGTTTCGCGCGCGCGGTGTTTCCCGCCCAGGCCGTTGCCTTTGCCTCGCGCACCTCGCTCGCCGCGCTGCCCGCGCTCATCGAGGGCGCCGAGCGTCGGCTTGGAATGACGGCCGAATCGAGCGGCTTCCTCTTCCCGCTCGCGTCGGCGCTCTTCCGCATCGGCGCTCCGATCGGGCTTACGGTCGGCACCGTTTTCGTCGCCCATCTGTATGGACGGGACCTAACGAGTGCGCAAGTCGCCACCGCGGCACTCACCGCGGTACTGACGAGCTTCAGCATTCCCGGCATTCCAGGCGGTTCCATTATCGCGATGGTGCCAATCCTGTCGAGCGTCGGACTTCCCGCGGACGGCATTGGCGTGCTGCTCGGGGTCGACACGATTCCCGACGCGTTCCGGACGACCGCGAACGTCACTGGGCAAATGGCCGCCGCCGTGATCGCCGAGCGCCCGCACGCGTGACGTCGCTCGTCGTGGCGCTCGTCGCGGCGGCGCCGTGGGTCGTTGTGCCGCCGCTCGCGATGCTGCGTGTCGCGCGATCGCGATCCCTCTCCGATGTCGACGACGTCCCGCCATCGAGCGCGGCACTCGTCTCGGTGATCGTCCCGGCGCGGAACGAGGCGCGGAACATCGAGCGCTGTGTGCGCTCCATTCTATCGACGCGCTATGGGCCAATGGAGCTCATCGTCGTCAACGATCATTCGACCGACGACACGGCCGACATCGCCATTCGCGCAGCCAGCGGCGACGGTCGCTTCCGGCTCCTCAGTAGCCCAGACCTGCCTAACGGTTGGTTTGGCAAGCAGTGGGCGTGTGCGACAGGAGCCAGCGCCGCATCGGGCAGGATGCTCCTCTTTACGGACGCCGATACGGCCCACGCGCCGGATTTGCTGCCGCGGGCGGTCAATCTGCTTCTTCACGATCAGGACGAACTGCTCTCCGTCGTGGGCCGCCAGGAGATGCACACGTTCTGGGAGCGGCTTCTGCAACCCCAGGTTTTCTGGATTCTGATTACTCGTTATGGCGGCACGGAGAGCGTGAGCAACGCGAGGCACGCGGAAGATGTCATTGCCAATGGTCAATTCCTTCTCGTCCGACGCGATGCGTACGATGCGGTGGGCGGACACGAAGCCGTGCGCGACAAGGTCGCCGAAGACCTCGCCCTGGCGCAGCGTTTCCATCGGCACGGCCGGCGCGTTCGGCTCGTGCGCGGCGACGATCAGCTGTCGACGCACATGTATGGCTCGCTTCCGGAGCTCATCGCCGGATGGGGCAAGAATGTTTTCGCCGGCGGGATCGATGCGATGCCCGGCGGCGCTGCGGGACGACTGCTTTTCCCGTTCGTACTCCCAATCGCTCCGTTGGTGGCGCTCGTTCCGGTAGTTGTCTTCGCCTTCGCACTTGCCGGAATGATCCCTTTCGCGTGGAGTGTGTGGGCCGCAATCTGCACCGCCGCCAATTTGCTCTGGTGGGCGCTCATCTATCGTGGCTTCCATCAGCGTCTCTGGTACGCGCTCCTCGCTCCCCTCGGCGCAACGATCGTGCTTTTCATTGTGGTTCGCGCGATCGCGCGGGGACGCCGCGTCGGATGGAAGGGACGCGAGTACGTGGCGCGGTGACCGCCGCGTGACTTTGGCGCGACCGGCAACGGCGCGGTAACGGCTCACGCCGCGCGCGACGGCATCGTGCCGCCGTGCGCACCCTTCGCGCCGCCGCGCAACTCCTCGCGGGGGCCTCCACTGTCGATACACTCATCCCGATTGCGTCCGCGGCTGGCTGTGCGGGCGCTCCGACAGCGCTTAACGAGTCACTGCTGCGAGATCTCGGCATCGAGGCGGCCCGCGCGGCCTCGATGGTGGACGGACCCGGCGCGCTCCGCGCCCTCCTCGCGGAGCTCGATGAACGCGTGTCCCTTCGCGATTCGTTGACGCATCTTGCGGCGCGACTTGCGACCCGCACACCTCATGTGCTGTGGCTCGTCGTCGCGACGCAGCCGGCGACGTCAGAGGTCGCGATCGCGGCGTGGAGCGCCAGGCGCCGGGCGCCGCGCGTTACGGCGCTCGTCGTAGATCGCGCTCGCGTCGTCGATAGCGATGCCGAAACGCTGGCGTCCCTGTGTGCCGCGATCGACCCGCGGCCCGACGCTGACGTCCTGACGCACGCACGTTGGGTCGAGGTGCTTGGCCGCGACGCACTCACACGCCGCTTCTATCGAACGCTGGAAGTTCGCGTCGCCGCGCTCGGCGCATCATTGGCTCGCGGCTCGGCAGACGACCGTCGCGAGCTGGCCATCCTCTACAGTTCGCGACTGCTCTTTCTCTGTTTTCTCGAGGCGAAGGGCTGGCTGGATTCGGATCGTGGGTTTCTGGTGCGCGCATTCGACAGCTGCATGGAGCGTGGCGGCCACTTCCATCGCCGCGTTCTGCTCCCGCTCTTCTTCGGGACGCTGAATACTCGTTATGCGCGCCGCGCCCCGGCGGCGCGACGGCTCGGCCGCATTCCGTTTCTCAATGGCGGACTCTTCGCGCGCTCGCCGAGCGAGCGCCGGCTTCGCGAAACGTACTTTCCCGACGACGAGATGGGACGACTGTTCAGCGACCTCTTTGATCGCTATCGATTTACGGCGCGGGAGGAGAGTACTGAGCTGGTCGAGCTGGCCGTTGATCCGGAGATGCTTGGCAAGGCATTCGAGTCGCTCATGTCGAGCAGGGATCGGAAAGGAAGCGGCTCGTTCTACACACCGCACGCGCTCGTCGCTCGCGTTGCGGACGCGGCACTCGCCCGAGCGCTCGCCGTCTCACCCGAGACGTGTCATGCCGCGAGCATTGCCGAGTGGTGCGAGGTCACACGCCGATCGGTGAGCCGGCGGCTGCGGGACCTCACGATTCTCGACCCGGCGTGCGGATCCGGAGCATTTCTGGTGTACGCGCTCGAGCGTCTCGCCGATTTGCGGCGAGCCGCCGGCGACGAGCGCGCGATCTCCGATATCCGTCGCGACGTGCTCATGCGCTCGATTTTCGGCGTCGACAAGAATCCGACCGCCGTATGGCTCTGCGAGCTGCGCCTGTGGTTGTCGGTTGTGATCGACTCGCAAGTGGACGATCCACTCGAGGTGCGGCCGCTGCCGAATCTGGATCGCAACATCCGTGTCGGCGATTCGCTCGTCGCCGGCGCCGACAGCGACGCGTCACCTTCGGCGTTCACTGGCGCGCGACTCCGCGCGCTGCGCGAGCGGTATGCGCGCGCGGTTGGCCAGCGAAAGGCGTCACTCGTTAGGCT
Encoded here:
- a CDS encoding rhodanese-like domain-containing protein encodes the protein MPTYKSGQQLLDEARARVTEISARDAIALRTANPDVVFLDIREQPEVNLGTIPGAVHLPRGSMETKVEGLVPREKRVVVYCANGNRSAFAADTLQQMGYRDVESMAGGFRDWVSLGGDVEG
- a CDS encoding CoA pyrophosphatase is translated as MTSIDAVLELPDVRRLRAALAARPGVPINAEDGLRRLAAIALVLRPGEGTDADPELLMIKRAEAEGDPWSGHVACPGGRMEPGDHDLEQTAVRETWEETGVDLARDGHVLGALDDISPRSPTLPPIIVRPFVAVVKPELEIVQSSEVAESFWVPLAALRERAAWGTAMIAIRGHSEREVTVFRHGAYTVWGLTERVLRQFLEYLDRGA
- a CDS encoding LD-carboxypeptidase — encoded protein: MDTAYVASRDASTTIDIDRADVVPAHRPRLMRRPPAPCAGARVALVAPAGPLRGEADLERAQNNARAFGWVPVVGAHVLARDGYLAGADADRLADLNTALTDDAIDAVWCVRGGYGAMRILDHVDYAAMRRRPKPIVGYSDVTALHSAMSTRCEVVTFHGPTARASLTTFSRASLEQALSGNDSCGVATNATTLHEGRTRGRLVGGNLALLCALSGTSYAPDYRDAILVVEDVNEAVYRIDRMLTQLRLGGHLAGCRGLVFGQFTDIPTDSPEENLGARTLDNVLGEIATQLKVPCISGAPVGHVADQWTIPLGAEAELDANERTLRILQ
- a CDS encoding VOC family protein, which codes for MPAISPAPASAPASAETPLSLSRIGQIAIVVKDVERATAFYRDALGMRFLFAFPGLAFFDCDGVRIMLSRPEKPEFDHPSSILYFRVADIQTAYRTLRDRNVAFEDEPHVVARMPDHDLWMCFFRDQDQNVFALMAEVSKA
- a CDS encoding glycosyltransferase family 2 protein, which encodes MTSLVVALVAAAPWVVVPPLAMLRVARSRSLSDVDDVPPSSAALVSVIVPARNEARNIERCVRSILSTRYGPMELIVVNDHSTDDTADIAIRAASGDGRFRLLSSPDLPNGWFGKQWACATGASAASGRMLLFTDADTAHAPDLLPRAVNLLLHDQDELLSVVGRQEMHTFWERLLQPQVFWILITRYGGTESVSNARHAEDVIANGQFLLVRRDAYDAVGGHEAVRDKVAEDLALAQRFHRHGRRVRLVRGDDQLSTHMYGSLPELIAGWGKNVFAGGIDAMPGGAAGRLLFPFVLPIAPLVALVPVVVFAFALAGMIPFAWSVWAAICTAANLLWWALIYRGFHQRLWYALLAPLGATIVLFIVVRAIARGRRVGWKGREYVAR
- a CDS encoding Nramp family divalent metal transporter, encoding MSLPEPLPKTKPSAATPEHGWRRARIAPSLAEVYRSVPVSDGAWWRKILAFAGPGYLVAVGYMDPGNWATDLAGGSAFGYTLLSVILLSNLMAVLLQGLASKLGIVTGRDLAQACRDHYSRGTNIALWLLCEIAIAACDLAEVIGAAIALNLLFGLPLTWGVVLTALDVMLVLFLQNKGFRLLEALVVALVATIGLCFLFEMLRAKPDLAGVATGFIPRLDIVRNRSMLYIAIGILGATVMPHNLYLHSSIVQTRRYAETSAGRREAVRYAFVDSTIALSFALFINAAILIVSAAAFQTRGHTGVAEIQDAYKLLTPLLGAGASAVFALALLASGLNSTLTGTLAGQIVMEGFLHIRLRPWVRRLITRAIAIVPAVLTAILYGESGTAKLLVFSQVVLSLQLSFAVFPLVRFTSERAKMGEFVNRGWLKFLAYTVAVVIAALNAWLLMLTIRGFGG
- a CDS encoding dicarboxylate/amino acid:cation symporter, with protein sequence MPRPSLSTRVLIALIAGLASGLLLSRANAATIERIVGYIEPFGTLFVNAIRMTVIPLVVSLVVVGIAGADATRVARVGGRALLVALAFLCLSGLVGALIAPPVFARLAIDSNSITALRAHAAPLAAPIDTSRHVPDALQWLVDLVPANPVRAAADGAMLPLVVFAVAFGLALLTVAAEHRDPVVRFFRGVADAMLRLVRWILALAPLGVFALTLPLVARLGLAAVGALASYVLLIVAGTSLLVLLVVYPAAVILGRVTVQGFARAVFPAQAVAFASRTSLAALPALIEGAERRLGMTAESSGFLFPLASALFRIGAPIGLTVGTVFVAHLYGRDLTSAQVATAALTAVLTSFSIPGIPGGSIIAMVPILSSVGLPADGIGVLLGVDTIPDAFRTTANVTGQMAAAVIAERPHA